The segment GCGGAGCGCGGCGTGTACCCCGACCTTTCGCTGGCGGAGACGCCGGAGGAGGTGCGGCGGCGCTGGTTCAGCGCGGGGCCGCCGTACCACATCGACGCGGCGGCGAAGCAGGGCGTGCGCTTCGTGCACCGCGACCTGATCTCCGGACCGCCGGAGGAGGAGCAGTCGCTGATCTTCTGCAGAAACGTGGTGATCTACTTCGACCGAGAGATCCAGGAGCGCCTCTTCAAGCGCTTCCACGACGCGCTGGTGCCGGGAGGGTTCCTGGTGATGGGCAAGGTGGAGACACTGATCGGCGAGGCGCGCACGCTCTTCCGCTCGGTGAACAACCGCGAGCGGATCTTCCAGCGCCCCGCATGAAGCACGTCCATCACTTCGTAAAGGTGGCGCAGCACGCCGTGGGCGGGCGGGGCGACATGCTGGTGACGCTGGGGCTGGGCTCGTGCGTGGCGATCCTCCTGCAGGATCCGAAAGCGGGGGTGATGGGGATGGCGCACGCCCTGCTCCCCGAGCCGGGGCTCTCGCGCGACGCCAGCAACCCCTTCAAGTTCGCCACCACCGCCGTCCCCGCACTGGTGCAGGAGCTGAAGGCGAGGGGGGCGCGCGAAGCCCGGCTGGAGGCGCGGCTGGTGGGAGGCGCGGCGATGTTCTCCGCGCTGATGGTGCCGGGGACGCTCAACATGGGGGAGCGCAACCTGCGCGCGGCCCGGGCGGCGCTGGAGGAGGCGGGGATCCCCATCCTGGGCGAGGAGGTGGGGCGCGACTACGGGAGGTCGGTGCGCATGACGATCGGGCCGGGGAACACCGTCGTCTCCTCCGTCGGCAAGCCGGATGTCGCTCTCTAACCCCGCGGGGCGCCCGCACACCGTCCTGGTGGTGGACGACAGCGCCTTCATGCGGAAGGTGATCTCGGACATCCTCTCGCGCGGCGACGAGTTCAGGGTGATCGGCACGGCGCGCAACGGCAACGACGCGCTGCGCAAGGTCCACAAGCTGAACCCGGACCTGGTGACGATGGACGTGGAGATGCCGGAGCTGGACGGGCTCTCCGCGCTCGGCTACATCATGAGCGAGACGCCGCGCCCCGTGGTGATGCTTTCCGCGTACACCACCGAGCGCGCCGAGGCCACCATGCGCGCGCTGGACTACGGCGCGGTGGACTTCATCGCCAAGCCGTCGGGCACCATCTCGCCGGACCTGGCCAAGGTGGCGGACCAGCTGCTGGACGCCCTGCGCGCCGCCGCCGCCGCGAACCTCGCGGCCGTGCCGGTGCGCATGCCGCGCCGCCCGCGCCCCGACCTGCCGCCCGCGCCGCCACGGAGCGCGCGCGCCGCCGGGGGCGCACCGTCCGACGTGGCGGTGGCGATCGCGGCATCGACGGGCGGGCCGCGGGCGCTGGCGGAGGTGATCCCCCGCATCCGCAACCCGCTGGGCGCGGCGGTGCTGGTGGTGCAGCACATGCCCCCGAACTTCACCCGCACCCTGGCCGAGCGGCTCGATGGGCTGGGCGGGCTCTCGGTGAGCGAGGCGGAGCACGGCGAGCCGGTGCGGCGCGACCACGTCTACCTGGCACCCGGCGACTTCCACATGCGCGTGGTGCGCGAGGGCGGCGAGGTGAGGATCGCGCTGGACCAGGAGCCGTCCGTGTGGGGCGTGCGCCCGGCCGCCGATCCGCTCTTCCACAGCGTGGCGGCGGTGTACGGCGCGCGCTCCGTAGGCGTGGTGCTCACCGGGATGGGGCGCGACGGGGCCGACGGGCTGCGCGCGATCCGCGAGGCGGGGGGCGGCGCGCTGGCCCAGGACCGCGCCACCGCCGTCATCTGGGGGATGCCGCAGGCCGCCGCGGAGTGGGCGGAGCTCGTCCTGCCGCTCGACCGCGTGCCGGAGGAGATCGCGGGCGCCGTGGATGCGCGCCCCATTCCGCTGGCGGGGACCGGATGAGCGAGATGGACTTCCGCGCGCGCGCCGCGCTCGACGAGGGGGTGCAGGTGATCGCCTTCCGCATCGGCGGCGAGCTGCACGGGTGCGACATCCTCCTGGTGCACGAGGTGGTGGCGCGGCTCCCCGTCCATCCGCTTCCGGACATGCCGCCGCACCTGCTGGGCGTGGTGCGGCTGCGCGGCGAGCTGGTGCCGGTGCTGGACGTGGCCCCGTTGCTCGACCTGCGCCTGGAGGGCGTTCGCCCCGCCGTGCTCGTGACCGGCGAGGAGGGCGCGCGCGTCGGCGTCGCGGCGGACGGGGTGAGCGACGTGATGACGGTGCCCCCCGGCGCGTTCAGGCCGGCGCCGCGCGGCGGCGGGTACCTGGTGGGAGTCGCCCGCGTGGGCGACCAGCTCGTCAACCTCATCGACCTGGCGGAGATCCTCCGCGACCAAGCCACCCTGTCCCACGGGGAAACGCCTTGAGAAACGTACGCCAGGCGGCGGTGCCGCAGGTGCAGCTCGTCACCTTTCGCGTGGGGGGCGAGGAGTTCGGGCTGGACGTCTTCTCCGTGCACGAGATCCTCAGCTACCAGCAGCCCACCCCCATGCCCCGCGCCCCCGAGTTCGTGGAGGGCGTGCTGGACGTGCGCGGCACGCTGGTGCCCATCGTGGACCTGCGCCGCCGCTTCGAGACGCCCGAGGTGGTGTACGACCAGGAGACGCGCATCGTCCTCGTGGACTTCAACCACGAGCGGCTGGGGCTGGTGGTGGACAGCGTCACCGAGGTGCTGCGCGCGCCGGAGACGGCCGTGTCGCCGCCGCCGGCGTACATCCGCGGGCTGGCGGCGGAGTTCGTGCGCGGCATCGTGCGGGTGGGCGAGCGGCTGGTGGTGCTGATCGACCTGGACCGCATCCTCAGCAGCGAGGAGCGCATCGCCCTGGCCCACGCGGACCCCGCCGGGGAATGACGTTCGACGAGCTGAACGCCGCCCTCGAGGAGCGCTACACGCGCATCGAAGGCGAGCTGGAGTCCGCCGGCGAGGCGGCGCGCCCCGAGCGCGAACGGCTGCGCGGCGAGATCGTGGGGCTGTTCCGCGAGACGGAGGCGGCGCTGGAGCGGCTGGCCGAGTTCAAGGAGCGCATCCGCGGGCTGGTGGAGCGCTACAAGCAGCTCCCGTCACCAAAGGCCGCGCCGGCCGCGTCGACGGTTTCCGACCACCTGGGCTCGTCCACGTACATCGAGCGCGGGTGGAGCGCCATCGCTGCGGGCGACGCGAGCCGCGCGGTCAAGGAGCTGGAGCGGGCCCTCTCGCTGGCTCCCAACGATCCGCAGGCGGAGTCGCTGCTGGGGTGGGCGCAGATGCTGCGCGAGCAGTACGACGAGGCGCTCTACACCTACAGCAAGGTGCTGATGCGTGACCCCAACAACCCGCTGGCGCGGGTGAACCTGGGGTACATCTGCCTCAAGAAGGGGATCTTCGGCGAGGCCATCGAGCACCTTTCCCGCGCCATCCGGCAGGACGACGACCGCAAGGCATCGCTGTACGCGCATCTCTACATGGGGATGCTGTACCTGGACCGCGAGATGTACGAGGACGCGCGCAGCTTCTTTCGCCGCACGCTGGAGCTGGGCCCCAACATGCTGCAGGCGTGGTGGGAGATCGGGCGGACCTTTTACCAGGAAGGGAACGTCTCCGCCGCCGCCGACGCGTGGCGGCGCGGCTTCGAGGCGAACCGCTTCAACCTGTGGGGGGAGCGGTGCGGGGAAGCGCTGAAGAAGCTGGACGCGGGCGAGCCGGTATCCTTCGCCTGATCCGCGCGCTCCTGCTGGCGCTCGCCCTCGCGTGGGGCGGGCCGGCGGGGGCGCAGCAGGTGCTGGCGGGCGGGGGCGTGCGCGTGATCCACGCGTCCCGGCATGCGCCGCTCGCGCGCGAGGTGCTGGCCGCCGCGCGCCGCCCGCTCGTCCTTCCGGGGCTCGGCTCCGCTGCGGCGCCGGAGTCCACCACCATCGTCCTGGCCGCCGACCCGGGGCAGTGGAGCGCGGCGACGGGCGGGATGGCGCCGGAGTGGGCGGGCGGCGTCGCCTTTCCTGACGAGCGGCTGATCGTCCTCCCCATCTACCCCTCCGCCGCCGTCCGCACCGCCGAGACGGGGACGGTGCTCCGCCACGAGCTGGTGCACGTCCTCCTCCAGGAGCGTCTTCCGGGCTCCATCCCCCGCTGGTTCCACGAAGGATACGCCGAGGTCGCGTCCGGCAGCTGGGACGTCGCCAGCGCCTGGCAGCTGCGCGTCGCCTTCGTCATGGGCCGCGCGCCGCCGCTGGACTCGCTGGCCCTGAGCTGGCCGCGCGGCTCGGGAGAGGCGCAGCTCGCCTACCTGCTCTCCGCCACCGCCGTGGAGCACATGCGCCGCCGCACGGGCGAGGACGGCTTCGCGCTGCTGATGGCGAACTGGCGGCGCGGCGGCTCACTGGAGCAGGCGGTGCGCTCCACGTGGGGGATGACGATGGGGCAGCTCGAGGACGAGTGGCGCGAGGACGTGCGCAGCCGCTACGGCTGGCTGCTGGCGGCGGGGAGCGTGGGGCTCGTCTGGTTCATCGCCACGGTCCTCGTGCTCCTCGCCTGGATCCCGCGCCGCCGCCGCAACCGCGCGCGCATGGACGCCATGCGCGCCGAGGAGCGCATGCTTCCGCCGCCCCGCGAAGACGGCTTCGACGTCGAGTATCCGCTCCCAGAGCCGCCGGCGGAGCGGTGACGGAACCGCGACAGCGGCCTCACGCGGAGACGCGGAGACGCAGAGGAACCACGACTGCAGGGCTCACACAGAGACACAGAGACACAGAGAAAAGCAAGTAAGGTTTCTCTGTGGCTTGCGGTTCCCTCTGTGGCCTCTGTGTGAGCTTTTCCTTGTCGTGCCTCTGCGGCTCCGCGTCTCCGCGTGAGACTTCCAGCTTCAGCGTCGGCGGATCACGCAGGCTCCCGCATCGCGTCTCTCGGCAGGTGTAGATCGGCGGTGATCGGCCTCGCGCCGGGGCGGCCGTGCCGGCGCGGCTCGAGGATGATCTTCACTTCGTATCCCATTGCGTCGGCCATGCGCGTGAGCGTCGCGACCTCGAGGTTCGAGCTCCGCTCCAGTTCCCGCACGCGTCCGTGACTCACCCCCGCCACCGAAGCGACGTGACGAAGCGACTGGCCCGACTCCTTCCTGGCCCTGGCGATCAGCTCTCCCACGGAGTCGGCGACGATCGCGTCACTCAACTCCCGCGCGATCTCGGCCGCGGAGTACCCCTCCCCGGCTACAGGGCCGGCGCCGGTTACCACCTCCCCTTCGCCCAGATCGGCCAGGAGCGCCATGAACTCGTCATCAGGCGGCTCCGTGAGTCGGGACGCGTTCTGGACTTCCTTCTTGGTCTTCTTCATCGATGCCTCCGCTTCTGGGAGAACTGGTATCCCATTTTTGTGAGCAACCGCGACACGAGCCGTGAGCTTCAGCTTCTCCAGATCCGCGGCTTCATCGAGTGCCTGGCTTGCAGGTTCTCCGGAAGCCGGGCCGGGTAAATGCGCACGAATAGGCTACCCTATACAGTAACGAGGTGTCAACTGTACCCTATACACCGGTTTCATGCGCTATCGGGACTCCGCACGCCGATGACCGGCTCGTGGTGCGTCGCACCTCGCGGGGCGGGCTTGCCGCGTCTAGATTACGCGGAACCGCACATTACGGAGCACCCGAATGGCAGGAGTATGCCTGTGCTGAGGCTGGGGATGGTTGTCGCGTGTATCGTTGCGGCAGGGTGTGCATCGCGCTCGCAGACCGTCGCTACGCCGCAGGGGGTGGCGGAGCCGGCGGCGCACCACCACATGCCGGATCTGCCGGCGACGGCGGGGCCGGGATTTACCGCGGCGGACGTGCGCTTCATGCAGCACATGATCGGGCACCACGCGCAGGCCGTGCGGATGGCCGCGCTGGCGCCGAGCAACGGCGCGTCGGATGGCGTGGTGCGGCTCGCCAGGAAGATCGGCATCTCGCAGCGCGACGAGATCGTGATGATGAAGAACTGGCTCGCCGAGCGGCGGCAGGAGGTGCCCGACGAGGCGCACGCCCAGCACGCCATGATGATGCCCGGGATGCTGACCGACGAGCAGTTCGCGCAGCTCGGCGCGGCGCGGGGCCGCGAGTTCGACAGGCTCTTCCTCACCCTCATGACCCGCCATCACGAGGGTGCGCTGCAGATGGTGCGGGAGCTGTTCAGGACCCCGGGCGCGGGCCAGGAGCCGGACATCTTCCGCTTCGCCACCGACGTCGACGCGGACCAGCGCGACGAGCTCGTGGTGATGGAGCGGCTCCTCCACGCTCTTCCGGATTGACCGCCGGACGTATTTCCACCCTCCTCTGAGAGACCGATGAGAGATCGCGTTCGCACCCACAGGGCCGCCGCAGTGCTGGCCATCGCCGCGGCGGTGCAGCTCGCCACGCCCGCCCTCGCGCAGCAGGACACCATTCCCACGGTGAACGATCCGCGCGCGACGCTGCGGGCGGGCACCGGGAACACGGCCGGCATCGCCGCGAAGGGGATGCGGCTCGTCTCCTACACGCCGAAGCCGGCGCAGCTCGACTCGGCGCGCGGGCTCGCCTACATCAACTCGGACATCGCCTTCCGCGGGACCACGGTCTACCAGGGCAACTTCAGCGGCTTCAGCATCTGGAACGTCGCCAACCCGGCGCGTCCGGTGCAGCTCAGCACGGTGGTCTGCGCCACGGACCAGGCCGATCCATCGGTCTACGGCAACCTGCTCTTCATCTCCGCCGAATCGCCGCGCTCGCGCACCGACTGCGGGATGCAGGGGGTGCAGGACGGCAAGGACCGCATGCGCGGCGTGCGCATCTACGACGTGAGCAACCCGCGCGCTCCGCGGCTGATCAAGAACGTGCAGACGTGCCGCGGCTCGCATACGCACACCATCGTGCCGCACCCCACCGACCCCACCGTGATCTACATCTACGTCGGCGGGTCGTCCAGCGTGCGCGACGCGGCCGAGGTGCCGGAGCTCGCGTGCTCCACGGGCTCGGTGGCCGAGAATCCGAACACGGCGGACTACCGGGTGGACATCATCCGCGTGCCGCTGCGTAACCCCGAGCAGGCGGCGGTCTCCGGCTACGCGCGCATCTTCCAGGGGCTGCCGCGCCCGGCGGGCCGTGGCGGCGTGGCGCTGAGCGACACCGCGACGGGCCGCGCCGCGTCGGGGCCGTCGGGGTGCCACGACCTGACGTCGTACCCGGCCTTCCACCTGGTCGCCGGGTCGTGCGGCAGCTTCGGCATCCTGCTGGACGTGCGGAACCCGGAGCGGCCGGTGGTCACGGACGCCAAGTCGGACCTCAACTTCTCTCTGTGGCACACCGCCGTCTTCAGCAACGACGCCAGGCGCGTCGTGTTCACCGACGAGTGGGGCGGGGGCACGGCGCCACGCTGCCGCGCCACGGACCCGTTCCGGCTCGGCGGCAACACGGTGCTGAGCATCGCTGGCGGCAAGATGACGCAGCACGGCTACTTCAAGCTGCCGGCCGCGCAGACGAACACGGAGAACTGCGTGTCGCACAACGGCGGGCTGGTTCCGGTGCCGGGCCGCGACATCATGGTGCAGGGGTGGTACCAGGGCGGGGTGAACGTCTTCGACTTCACCGATCCGACCCGCCCCATGGAGATCGCCTACTTCGACCGCGGGCCGGTGAACGCGGAGACGCTGGTGATGGGCGGCTCGTGGGGCGCGTACTACTGGAACGGCTACGTCTACTCGAGCGAGCTGTCGCGCGGGCTGGACATCCTGGAGCTGCTGCCGAGCGACCAGCTCTCGCGCAACGAGCTGGAGGCGGCCAAGCTCGCGCGGATGGAGGAGTACAATCCGCAGATGCAGCCGCGGATCACCTGGCCGGCCGCCTTCCCGGTCGTCCGCTCGTACCTCGACCAGCTCGTGCGCAACCGGGGGCTCGCCCCGGCGCGGACCACCTCCATCGCCTCCGCGCTCACGCGCGCCGAGCGTGTGCGCGGCGCCGTCCGCCGCAACCAGCTAAACGTGCTCGCCGCGCAGCTCGAACGGGACGCGCGTGGGGCGGCGGACGCCCCGCGCGTCACCGCCATGGCGGCGGCGGTGCGCGACCTGGCCCGCGCGGCGCGGTAGAGGTGCGCGTGCGCGCCGTGAAGACGGGGTGACGGGGTGACGGGCGTCCGGCCGAGCCCCTCCATGCCCGACGAAAAGCGGGGGCCGGATCGTCATCCGGCCCCCGCGGCCGTTCGGGGGTGAGTCACAGCTGCCACGTACGTCTGATGTCCCGATAGAAGCGGGGCAGCGCAACCAGCGCTGCCCCGCTTCGACGTGCGGAAGTGGACGAACGTGACGTTTGCGGCGCAAGGAAGTTATTGAAACACATCGTCTTGACGCGAAGCGGGCGTTGCCCGGAATCATCTTGCGCGACGCTGCGAGGGGGTGAAAAAAAGGCTGGGCAAAACGCTCCGATGATGCTATCGTACGCACCGCGTTACCCCCGGTGACGCGTTCCCGCCGCAGTTCTGTTCCCGCTGTTCCTCTATCCCCACCGTTCCAACCCACACAGGAGTTCTGTATGATCAAGCGTGTACTCGCGTCCGCACTGTGCCTCGGCGCCATGGCCATGGCCGCCCCCTCGCACGCCTCCGCGCAGGCGACCCGTACCTGGGTCTCGGGCGTGGGCGACGACGTGAATCCCTGCTCGCGCACCGCCCCGTGCAAGACGTTCGCGGGCGCCATCTCCAAGACCGCCGCCGGCGGCGAGATCGACTGCCTGGACCCGGGCGGCTTCGGCGGGGTGACCATCACCAAGTCCATCACCATCGACTGCAACGGCGTGGTCGGCAGTGCCCTCTTCGCGGGTGCCACCAGCGGCATCAGCGTCAACGGCACCGACATCGTCGTCGTCCTCCGCAACCTGCAGGTCAACGGCGCGGGCACGGGGCAGGTCGGAATCCGGTTCGTCAACGGGAAGCGGCTCGTCATCGAGAACGTCCTCGTGTCCCAGGCCTCGCAGACGGGGATCCTGGTCAACTCGATGGCCGGCTCGGGCCACGTGGTGATCAACAACTCGCAAATCATCAACGGCACCAACGACGGGATCCGGGTGAGCTACGGCGTCACCTCGATCAACAACTCGACGATCGCCGGCAACAGCATCTTCGCGCTGATCGCCGAGAACGGCGGGGTGATCAACGCCAACAACAACATGATCACCTACAACGGCATCGCGGTGCAGGCCGGCAACGGCGGCGCGGGCCAGAGCGGCTCGTTCGTGAACGTCTCCAACAACGGCGTGCACGGGAACCTCACCGCCTTCGTGTGCGCGGGCGGGTTCGTGGCGTCGGACGGCAGCAACCGGCTGTCGAACAACGCCGGCGGCGGCGCGGCGCCCTGCACGCCGAACGCCACCATCACCAAGCAGTAGCCGCACCTTCCTCTCCGCGCCGCCACGCCGGCGGCGCGGAGAGGAATCGCATCACACCGAGGCGCACTGGGGAAATCCCGTGACGCGCCCCCCCGCTGTTCGGCTCCGCCCCCGCCCCTTCCACAGAGAGGAACCCGTATGATCAAGCGCATCCTGGCGATCGCACTTTGTCTCGGCGCCGCCGCCACGGCCGCTCCTTCGAACGCCTCCGCGCAGGCGACCCGCACCTGGGTCTCGGGCGTGGGCGACGACGTGAATCCCTGCTCGCGCACGGCGCCGTGCAAGACGTTCGCGGGCGCCATCTCCAAGACCGCCGCCGGCGGCGAGATCGACTGCCTGGACCCGGGCGGCTTCGGCGCGATCACGATCACCAAGTCCATCACCATCGACTGCAACGGAGTGATCGGCGGCGTCCTGTACTCGGCCGGCAGCGGCGTCACCGTCAACGGCACGGACATCGTCGTCACGCTCCGCAACATCCAGATCAACGGCCTGGGAACCGGCACCAACGGGGTCCGCTTCTTCAATGGGAAGCGCGTCATCCTCGAGAACGTCTTCATCACCGGGAACGCCACGGCGGGGGTCGTGGTGAATTCGATGGCCGGCTCCGGCCACCTGGTGATCAACAACTCGGAGATCGTCAACGGCACCAACGACGGAATCCGGGTGAGCTACGGCGTCACCTCGGTCAACAACTCGACGATCGCCGGCAACAGCATCTTCGCGCTGATCGCCGAGAACGGCGGGGTGATCAACGCCAACAACAACATGATCACCTACAACGGCATCGCGGTGCAGGCCGGCAACGGCGGCGCGGGCCAGAGCGGGTCGTTCGTGAACGTCTCCAACAACGGCGTGCACGGAAACCTCACCGCCTTCGTGTGCGCGGGCGGGTTCGTGGCGTCGGATGGCAGCAACCGGCTGTCGAACAACGCCGGCGGCGGCGCGGCGCCCTGCACGCCGAACGCCACCATCACCAAGCAGTAGCAGCCGCGCGGCTTCCTCTCCGCGCCGCCGGGACGGGGCGCGGGAGGAACGCATCACGTGGAGCACGGACGAAGCGGGAGGACCTCCACAGGGGGGCCTCCCGCTCTTTCCGTGTCTCCGTCTGACGTTGCCGCCGGCCGGTCGGGGTCGTG is part of the Longimicrobium sp. genome and harbors:
- a CDS encoding chemotaxis protein CheD gives rise to the protein MKHVHHFVKVAQHAVGGRGDMLVTLGLGSCVAILLQDPKAGVMGMAHALLPEPGLSRDASNPFKFATTAVPALVQELKARGAREARLEARLVGGAAMFSALMVPGTLNMGERNLRAARAALEEAGIPILGEEVGRDYGRSVRMTIGPGNTVVSSVGKPDVAL
- a CDS encoding chemotaxis response regulator protein-glutamate methylesterase, which gives rise to MSLSNPAGRPHTVLVVDDSAFMRKVISDILSRGDEFRVIGTARNGNDALRKVHKLNPDLVTMDVEMPELDGLSALGYIMSETPRPVVMLSAYTTERAEATMRALDYGAVDFIAKPSGTISPDLAKVADQLLDALRAAAAANLAAVPVRMPRRPRPDLPPAPPRSARAAGGAPSDVAVAIAASTGGPRALAEVIPRIRNPLGAAVLVVQHMPPNFTRTLAERLDGLGGLSVSEAEHGEPVRRDHVYLAPGDFHMRVVREGGEVRIALDQEPSVWGVRPAADPLFHSVAAVYGARSVGVVLTGMGRDGADGLRAIREAGGGALAQDRATAVIWGMPQAAAEWAELVLPLDRVPEEIAGAVDARPIPLAGTG
- a CDS encoding chemotaxis protein CheW translates to MSEMDFRARAALDEGVQVIAFRIGGELHGCDILLVHEVVARLPVHPLPDMPPHLLGVVRLRGELVPVLDVAPLLDLRLEGVRPAVLVTGEEGARVGVAADGVSDVMTVPPGAFRPAPRGGGYLVGVARVGDQLVNLIDLAEILRDQATLSHGETP
- a CDS encoding chemotaxis protein CheW — protein: MRNVRQAAVPQVQLVTFRVGGEEFGLDVFSVHEILSYQQPTPMPRAPEFVEGVLDVRGTLVPIVDLRRRFETPEVVYDQETRIVLVDFNHERLGLVVDSVTEVLRAPETAVSPPPAYIRGLAAEFVRGIVRVGERLVVLIDLDRILSSEERIALAHADPAGE
- a CDS encoding tetratricopeptide repeat protein, with the translated sequence MTFDELNAALEERYTRIEGELESAGEAARPERERLRGEIVGLFRETEAALERLAEFKERIRGLVERYKQLPSPKAAPAASTVSDHLGSSTYIERGWSAIAAGDASRAVKELERALSLAPNDPQAESLLGWAQMLREQYDEALYTYSKVLMRDPNNPLARVNLGYICLKKGIFGEAIEHLSRAIRQDDDRKASLYAHLYMGMLYLDREMYEDARSFFRRTLELGPNMLQAWWEIGRTFYQEGNVSAAADAWRRGFEANRFNLWGERCGEALKKLDAGEPVSFA
- a CDS encoding helix-turn-helix transcriptional regulator; translation: MKKTKKEVQNASRLTEPPDDEFMALLADLGEGEVVTGAGPVAGEGYSAAEIARELSDAIVADSVGELIARARKESGQSLRHVASVAGVSHGRVRELERSSNLEVATLTRMADAMGYEVKIILEPRRHGRPGARPITADLHLPRDAMREPA
- a CDS encoding DUF305 domain-containing protein; its protein translation is MPVLRLGMVVACIVAAGCASRSQTVATPQGVAEPAAHHHMPDLPATAGPGFTAADVRFMQHMIGHHAQAVRMAALAPSNGASDGVVRLARKIGISQRDEIVMMKNWLAERRQEVPDEAHAQHAMMMPGMLTDEQFAQLGAARGREFDRLFLTLMTRHHEGALQMVRELFRTPGAGQEPDIFRFATDVDADQRDELVVMERLLHALPD
- a CDS encoding right-handed parallel beta-helix repeat-containing protein, with amino-acid sequence MIKRVLASALCLGAMAMAAPSHASAQATRTWVSGVGDDVNPCSRTAPCKTFAGAISKTAAGGEIDCLDPGGFGGVTITKSITIDCNGVVGSALFAGATSGISVNGTDIVVVLRNLQVNGAGTGQVGIRFVNGKRLVIENVLVSQASQTGILVNSMAGSGHVVINNSQIINGTNDGIRVSYGVTSINNSTIAGNSIFALIAENGGVINANNNMITYNGIAVQAGNGGAGQSGSFVNVSNNGVHGNLTAFVCAGGFVASDGSNRLSNNAGGGAAPCTPNATITKQ